Proteins co-encoded in one Arachis hypogaea cultivar Tifrunner chromosome 13, arahy.Tifrunner.gnm2.J5K5, whole genome shotgun sequence genomic window:
- the LOC112733729 gene encoding aspartic proteinase PCS1, which translates to MPMAMPLLPLFKMLLFFPFFITIISAAKLTTTNSSFSMSFPLTTHSLSTNATAKMLSSSLMLSSRNTKAPSSSSSSSYNLRSTFKYSNVLIVTLPIGTPPQAQQMILDTGSQLSWIQCHNKKAVKPPPPPPTPSFDPSLSSTFSVLPCTHPLCKPQIPDFTLPTSCDQNRLCHYSYFYADGSYAEGNLVREKLTFAPAHSTPPLILGCATYSSDARGILGINRGRLSFSSQAKINKFSYCVPPRQVQPGPAPTGSFYLGNNPHSTGFKYIPMLTFSQSQRMPNLDPLAYTVAMNGIRIGGKRLNISPAVFRPDAGGSGQTMVDSGSEFTYLVSEAYDKVREEVVRIVGPRMKKEYVYGGMADMCFDGRDAGVEIGRLIGEMVFEFEKGVEIVVPKERVLADVGGGVHCIGIGSSDKLGAASNIIGNFHQQNLWVEFDLTNRRVGFGGADCSRLG; encoded by the coding sequence ATGCCTATGGCCATGCCTCTGTTACCACTCTTCAAGATGcttctcttcttccccttcttcatCACCATCATATCTGCTGCAAAACTCACCACCACAAACTCATCCTTCTCAATGTCATTCCCACTAACCACACATTCTCTCTCCACAAACGCAACGGCAAAGATGCTATCTTCCTCTCTCATGCTCTCCTCGAGGAACACCAaggctccttcttcttcttcttcttcttcctataACTTGAGGTCCACATTCAAATACTCCAATGTACTCATAGTGACTCTACCCATTGGTACACCCCCACAGGCACAACAAATGATTCTCGACACCGGAAGCCAACTCTCTTGGATTCAGTGTCACAATAAGAAAGCCGTTAAGCCACCACCGCCTCCTCCAACCCCCTCCTTTGACCCTTCTCTCTCTTCAACCTTCTCCGTACTACCCTGCACCCACCCTCTCTGCAAGCCTCAAATTCCCGATTTTACCCTCCCAACCTCCTGCGACCAGAACCGCCTCTGCCACTATTCTTATTTCTACGCTGATGGAAGCTATGCCGAGGGCAATCTCGTCCGCGAGAAACTAACCTTCGCACCTGCCCACTCTACCCCTCCCCTCATCCTTGGCTGCGCAACTTACTCCAGCGACGCCAGGGGCATTTTAGGAATTAATCGCGGAAGATTGTCCTTCTCATCCCAGGCCAAAATCAACAAATTCTCTTATTGCGTTCCGCCAAGGCAGGTTCAACCCGGACCCGCTCCAACCGGGTCTTTCTACCTTGGTAACAACCCGCACTCCACCGGGTTCAAGTATATCCCTATGTTGACTTTTTCACAGAGTCAACGCATGCCGAATCTTGACCCCTTGGCCTACACTGTCGCCATGAACGGTATCCGGATAGGCGGGAAAAGACTGAACATTTCGCCGGCAGTTTTCCGACCCGACGCTGGAGGGTCGGGTCAGACTATGGTGGACTCTGGATCCGAGTTCACGTACCTGGTTAGTGAAGCCTATGACAAGGTACGGGAGGAAGTGGTTAGAATCGTGGGGCCCAGGATGAAGAAGGAGTACGTGTACGGTGGAATGGCCGACATGTGTTTTGACGGTCGAGATGCTGGAGTTGAGATCGGACGGCTGATAGGGGAGATGGTTTTTGAATTTGAGAAGGGTGTGGAGATTGTAGTTCCCAAGGAGAGGGTGCTTGCTGACGTGGGCGGCGGGGTCCACTGCATAGGGATTGGGAGTTCCGATAAATTGGGTGCGGCAAGTAACATAATAGGGAACTTCCATCAACAGAATCTGTGGGTGGAGTTTGATCTCACCAATCGCAGAGTGGGCTTCGGTGGTGCTGATTGTAGCAGATTGGGTTAA
- the LOC112733728 gene encoding uncharacterized protein → MSLRTAAAIFLKRLRFPASHGFCASRVYPNAFPLSFSGKLKLSHWYQTGANGSRMNLRDPCLWIVISGHIAIVLGTGANTVFAEDPTNEASPDDDLIGLRKVEDGSIVSNTHTAKWRVFTDEAREFFIKGQLDAAEKLFLAALQEAKEGFGPRDPHVASSCNNLAELYRIKKDFAKAEPLYLEAIDILEEAFGPDDIRVGAAAHNLGQFYLGQRKLEKARVSYERALKIKRRVLGYGHSECADTMYHLGVVLYFQGKERDAEAAIQDSIRLLEEGGEGESFVCIRRLRYLSQIYLKSHRLAEAEMVQRKIMHILELSKGWNSLDTVVAAESLALTLQASCNLKDSKELLERCLNARKVLLPDDHIQIGANLLRLAQVAMLDSSQHKKFDVKRAKAELDIAKDHVHNSIRIARQYLDRVSKQKDRLKKHSAPGDSRKEAQAALLILLQSFNTLSSVEVAKQELLEIQEGKSNLKAKESLLQCIHAYSEFVADKSIPENAEIKKEYLSCLKVAQNLLGNKGLPEAELIES, encoded by the exons ATGTCTCTGCGTACTGCAGCCGCCATTTTTCTCAAAAGACTTCGTTTTCCCGCTTCCCATGGCTTCTGTGCATCTCGTGTATACCCAAACGCATTTCCACTCTCATTTTCtg GcaaacttaaactttcccactgGTATCAAACCGGAGCAAATGGCTCGAGGATGAATCTTAGGGATCCTTGTCTGTGGATTGTTATATCTGGACATATTG CTATTGTACTAGGGACTGGTGCCAACACTGTGTTTGCAGAAGATCCAACTAATGAAGCATCTCCAGATGATGACTTAATTGGATTAAGAAAAGTTGAGGATGGTTCTATAGTATCAAATACACATACAGCAAAATGGAGAGTATTTACTGATGAAGCGAGGGAATTTTTCATAAAG GGACAACTAGATGCAGCTGAAAAACTTTTTCTTGCTGCTCTACAAGAAGCTAAAGAGGGTTTCGGCCCAAGAGATCCGCATGTTGCATCTTCATGCAATAACCTG GCAGAGTTATACAGGATCAAAAAGGATTTTGCCAAAGCAGAACCATTGTACTTGGAAGCTATCGACATATTAGAGGAAGCTTTTGGCCCAGATGATATACG GGTTGGGGCTGCTGCTCACAACCTTGGACAATTCTACCTTGGACAGCGGAAGTTGGAAAAAGCTCGTGTTAGCTATGAG CGCGCACTGAAG ATAAAAAGACGTGTTCTGGGATATGGCCATTCAGAATGTGCAGATACAATGTATCATCTAGGAGTG GTGTTGTATTTCCAAGGAAAAGAAAGGGATGCTGAGGCCGCCATTCAGGACTCAATAAGGTTATTAGAG GAAGGTGGCGAAGGGGAGTCATTTGTATGCATTAGAAGACTTAGATATCTGTCGCAG atatatttgaaatcACATCGGCTGGCTGAAGCTGAGATGGTCCAGAGGAAGATCATGCATATTTTGGAATTGTcaaag GGTTGGAATTCGTTGGACACAGTTGTTGCAGCTGAATCTTTAGCTCTGACCCTGCAAGCGTCTTGCAATTTAAAAGATTCAAAAGAACTTCTTGAAAG ATGTCTAAATGCGCGGAAAGTCTTGCTTCCTGATGACCATATTCAG ATTGGTGCAAACCTACTTCGTCTAGCACAGGTTGCTATGCTTGATAGCAGCCAACATAAAAAATTTGATGTCAAGAGAGCTAAAGCCGAGCTTGATATCGCAAAGGATCATGTACATAATTCAATAAG GATTGCACGTCAATATTTAGATAGAGTATCGAAACAAAAAGACAGGTTGAAGAAACACAGTGCACCGGGAGATTCCAGAAAGGAAGCCCAAGCAGCGCTGCTCATATTG CTGCAATCATTCAATACTTTATCGTCGGTGGAGGTAGCAAAGCAAGAACTGCTGGAAATTCAG GAAGGAAAAAGTAACCTCAAGGCTAAGGAGTCACTTCTTCAATGCATTCATGCTTACAGTGAG TTTGTAGCCGATAAGTCAATCCCTGAGAACGCTGAGATAAAGAAGGAATACCTTTCGTGTTTGAAGGTTGCTCAAAACTTGCTCGGTAATAAAGGACTACCAGAAGCTGAATTGATAGAATCTTGA